The Tripterygium wilfordii isolate XIE 37 chromosome 17, ASM1340144v1, whole genome shotgun sequence genome has a window encoding:
- the LOC119982512 gene encoding U-box domain-containing protein 33-like, protein MAMAVVRRHSPAITQHVNPIRFREVGVPGIMATRGDIVEEPVARIIEDKIYVAVGKIVRECKSILLWALQNSGGKRICILHVHQPAQMIPLMGTKLPVSSLEEEKVKQWRQIERQEMHEVLDEYLLICRRMGIRAEKVYIERDCIEEGILQLISQHGIRNLVMGAAADKQYSRRMMDIKSKKAISVRLEAPTACHIRFICKGRLIYIREGISNGTTIAEVASSSLQASANPVTGQSDYLTSRSTVLERNDHHVHLANLSQDLFRRIRSLNFARQTERADDDIAQSLTPHNSLKTELSSDESDVAFRSASEASLVSSYSSSGLVNTDMFPLVTTEESEDGSMDDILYYQLEQARIEAHKSRMEALGEATRRAKAEKVVIDAIRRAKASESLYAEEAKQKKEIEEMLAKEKEKLERMKGERDKVMEELELSLNQKSLLENQISESDHITKELEREIFSAVELLQNFEKEREELQKERDTALKEVEELRKMPRFFSEFSVLEIKEATQNFDPSLKIGEGGYGSIYKGLLRHTQVAIKILGSHSKQGPSEFQQEVDVLSKIRHPNLVTLIGTCPETWTLIYEYLPNGSLEDRLSCSNNSPPLSWQTRIRIAAELCSVLIFLHSSKPHSIIHGDLKPANILLDANFMSKLSDFGICRSLSHDPSSSNETTQFCRTNVPKGTAGYIDPEFLTLGELTTKSDVYAFGIILLQLLTGRPALGITKEVQYALDAGNLKRILDPLAVDWPFVKAEQLARLAMRCCEMNRRSRPDLASDVWRVLEPMRASSGGTSLLQLGT, encoded by the exons ATGGCCATGGCTGTGGTGCGTCGTCATTCGCCGGCAATTACACAACATGTGAATCCGATTAGGTTTCGTGAAGTTGGGGTTCCAGGAATCATGGCGACGAGGGGAGATATTGTGGAGGAACCGGTGGCGAGGATCATTGAAGATAAGATATATGTTGCTGTGGGCAAAATTGTGAGGGAGTGTAAGTCGATTCTTTTATGGGCACTGCAGAATTCTGGAGGCAAGAGGATTTGCATCCTTCATGTCCACCAGCCTGCACAGATGATTCCATTGA TGGGTACGAAATTGCCAGTGAGCTCTCTCGAAGAAGAAAAGGTCAAGCAATGGCGGCAAATCGAAAGGCAAGAGATGCATGAAGTTCTAGATGAATATCTTCTCATTTGTCGACGAATGGGG atTCGAGCTGAGAAAGTATACATTGAAAGGGACTGTATCGAGGAAGGAATATTACAACTCATCTCTCAGCATGGAATCAGGAATCTTGTTATGGGAGCAGCAGCAGACAAGCAATACTCAAG GAGAATGATGGATATCAAGTCCAAGAAAGCCATCTCTGTGCGACTAGAAGCGCCTACTGCTTGTCACATAAGGTTTATTTGCAAGGGTCGTCTTATATACATAAG GGAAGGTATTTCCAATGGAACCACCATTGCAGAAGTTGCATCTTCGTCACTGCAAGCAAGTGCAAACCCAGTAACTGGACAGTCAGATTACTTGACATCACGATCTACAGTCCTAGAACGGAATGATCATCATGTTCATCTTGCCAATCTATCTCAGGATTTATTCCGCAGAATTAgatctttgaattttgctcgACAGACAGAGAGAGCAGATGATGATATTGCACAGTCTTTAACTCCACATAACAGTCTGAAAACAGAATTGAGTTCTGATGAATCAGATGTCGCATTTAGGAGCGCTTCTGAAGCTTCTCTTGTCTCGTCATATTCTTCAAGTGGACTGGTTAATACGGATATGTTTCCACTTGTGACAACTGAGGAGAGTGAGGATGGGAGCATGGATGACATTCTGTATTATCAACTAGAACAAGCAAGGATAGAGGCTCATAAGTCAAGGATGGAAGCATTAGGAGAAGCAACGAGGCGAGCAAAAGCTGAAAAGGTGGTCATTGATGCCATACGCAGG GCTAAAGCATCGGAAAGCTTGTATGCTGAGGAGgcgaaacaaaagaaagaaattgaggAAATGCTggcaaaagaaaaggagaaactTGAAAGAATGAAGGGTGAACGGGACAAAGTTATGGAAGAACTTGAGCTTTCCCTCAATCAGAAGTCATTGTTGGAGAACCAAATTTCAGAGTCCGATCATATTACGAAGGAATTGGAGCGGGAAATTTTCTCTGCTGTGGAACTCTTGCAAAACTTCGAGAAGGAACGAGAGGAGTTGCAGAAAGAGCGGGACACTGCACTTAAAGAGGTTGAGGAGCTACGGAAAATGCCTCGGTTCTTCTCCGAGTTCTCTGTCTTGGAGATTAAGGAAGCAACTCAAAACTTCGATCCATCCCTTAAGATTGGTGAAGGTGGGTATGGAAGCATTTATAAAGGTCTCCTTCGTCACACCCAGGTTGCCATAAAGATCCTTGGCTCTCATAGCAAGCAAGGCCCATCAGAGTTTCAGCAGGAG GTTGATGTTCTGAGTAAGATAAGGCATCCAAACCTTGTCACTCTCATTGGAACATGTCCTGAAACTTGGACTCTTATCTATGAGTATCTTCCTAATGGGAGCCTTGAAGATCGACTGAGTTGCAGCAACAATTCTCCTCCATTGTCATGGCAAACTCGAATACGCATAGCTGCTGAGCTTTGCAGTGTCCTTATTTTTCTTCACTCTAGTAAACCTCATAGCATAATCCATGGGGATCTAAAGCCTGCCAACATTCTGCTTGATGCAAACTTTATGAGCAAACTCAGTGATTTTGGTATTTGTCGTTCACTTTCTCATGATCCAAGTTCGAGCAATGAGACAACACAGTTTTGCAGAACGAACGTCCCGAAGGGCACTGCTGGATACATCGATCCTGAGTTTCTTACCTTAGGAGAGCTTACAACAAAATCGGATGTCTACGCATTTGGAATTATCTTGTTGCAATTGCTGACTGGAAGACCTGCTCTGGGGATAACAAAAGAAGTGCAATATGCATTAGACGCAGGAAATTTGAAAAGGATTTTGGATCCTTTAGCGGTAGACTGGCCATTTGTGAAAGCTGAGCAGTTAGCTCGCTTGGCAATGAGGTGTTGTGAGATGAATCGAAGGAGCCGGCCAGACCTTGCTTCAGATGTTTGGAGAGTACTTGAGCCAATGAGGGCTTCAAGTGGGGGAACATCTTTGTTACAACTGGGTACTTGA